A single window of Acidimicrobiales bacterium DNA harbors:
- a CDS encoding ABC transporter ATP-binding protein, which produces MSVDVIEIEGLRKVYRRLRGRPSVALDGLDLAVPSGGVFGFLGPNGSGKTTTIRCLLGLVRPTAGGVSLLGRPVPEGLAGTMGRVGAIVEAPALFPTMTGRENLRLLAALDGIGRRRVDDVLAEVGLEHRAGDAVKRYSLGMRQRLGLAAALLKDPELLVLDEPANGLDPAGIREIRVLLRRLGAEGRTVFVSSHLLSEVEQTCDSVAILRAGRCVAAGPVRQVLAGAGPAAVVVRMDDLDAGRRILARAGFTAERVGDHLRVDAPTGRGAAINRALAESGVWASELRCDEVTLEELFLRLTAETREEAA; this is translated from the coding sequence GTGAGCGTGGACGTGATCGAGATCGAAGGACTCCGCAAGGTCTACCGGCGCCTCCGGGGCCGACCCTCGGTGGCCCTCGACGGCCTCGATCTGGCCGTACCGTCAGGAGGCGTGTTCGGCTTCCTCGGGCCGAACGGTTCGGGGAAGACCACCACCATCCGCTGCCTGCTCGGACTGGTCCGCCCCACCGCCGGGGGCGTCTCGCTCCTGGGTCGCCCGGTGCCGGAGGGCCTGGCCGGCACCATGGGCCGGGTGGGCGCCATCGTGGAGGCACCCGCCCTGTTCCCCACCATGACGGGACGGGAGAACCTCCGGCTGCTCGCCGCCCTGGACGGGATCGGGCGACGCCGGGTGGACGACGTGCTGGCCGAGGTGGGGCTCGAGCACCGGGCCGGGGACGCGGTCAAGCGCTACTCGCTCGGAATGCGCCAGCGCCTCGGCCTGGCCGCCGCCCTGCTCAAGGACCCCGAGCTGCTGGTGCTCGACGAGCCGGCCAACGGGCTCGACCCTGCCGGCATTCGGGAGATCCGCGTGCTGCTGCGCCGCCTCGGAGCAGAGGGCCGCACGGTGTTCGTCTCGAGCCACCTGCTGAGCGAGGTCGAACAGACCTGCGACTCGGTGGCGATCCTGCGGGCCGGCCGCTGCGTCGCCGCCGGCCCCGTCCGCCAGGTGCTGGCCGGCGCCGGGCCAGCGGCCGTGGTGGTCCGGATGGACGACCTCGATGCCGGGCGCCGCATCCTGGCCCGGGCCGGCTTCACCGCCGAGCGGGTCGGCGACCATCTCCGGGTCGACGCGCCGACCGGGCGTGGTGCGGCGATCAACCGTGCGCTGGCGGAATCCGGGGTGTGGGCCAGTGAGCTGCGCTGTGACGAGGTGACCCTGGAGGAGCTGTTCCTCCGGCTCACCGCCGAGACGCGCGAGGAGGCGGCATGA
- a CDS encoding type II toxin-antitoxin system Phd/YefM family antitoxin encodes MSEVTLPLAEIKKRLSEIVDGVQQRHDRVVLTRNGRPAAVIMSPEDLEALEETLDILSNPAAMREIRRAEREVEAGKVVTGEELRATYLKR; translated from the coding sequence ATGTCGGAAGTCACGTTGCCGCTGGCGGAGATCAAGAAGCGGCTATCGGAGATCGTCGACGGCGTCCAGCAACGGCATGACCGCGTTGTCCTGACTCGCAACGGCCGTCCCGCAGCGGTGATCATGAGCCCTGAGGATCTGGAGGCGCTCGAAGAGACGCTCGACATTCTCTCGAACCCGGCGGCGATGCGTGAGATCCGCCGGGCGGAGCGTGAGGTCGAAGCCGGGAAGGTCGTCACGGGCGAGGAGCTCCGGGCCACCTACCTGAAGCGGTGA
- a CDS encoding sigma-70 family RNA polymerase sigma factor, whose translation MRALRPRDPPGRRLEAVGAALADALVAACRVPVVLATSGADGIAVPSGALRPMAVATGAAVAVDPDELVVRLFRQEGSSLVRLARLFVDDRNAAEDLVQEAFIRLARSAGDIRDPSRAAAYLRSIVLNLARDHNRRGLVSLRHHLPFDDRRASVEDEIAVRDDQRRVLDALRDLPHRQRDCLVLRYYHELGIEAIADTLSLSPNSVKTHLQRGLAGLERRLAAPDEADDELEGVAR comes from the coding sequence GTGCGCGCACTGAGGCCGAGGGACCCTCCCGGGCGTCGACTCGAGGCGGTAGGGGCCGCCCTCGCCGACGCGCTGGTCGCCGCCTGCCGCGTCCCGGTCGTCCTGGCCACGAGCGGGGCCGACGGGATCGCCGTGCCGTCGGGCGCCCTCCGCCCCATGGCGGTCGCCACCGGGGCGGCGGTGGCCGTCGACCCCGACGAGCTGGTGGTGCGGCTCTTCCGCCAGGAGGGGTCGTCGCTGGTGCGCCTGGCCCGGCTGTTCGTCGACGACCGCAACGCGGCCGAGGACCTCGTGCAGGAGGCGTTCATCCGCCTGGCCCGCTCGGCCGGCGACATCCGGGACCCCAGCCGGGCCGCCGCCTACCTGCGCTCCATCGTGTTGAACCTGGCCCGCGACCACAACCGGCGAGGACTGGTGTCGCTCCGCCACCACCTGCCCTTCGACGACCGCCGCGCCTCGGTGGAGGACGAGATCGCCGTGCGCGACGACCAGCGCCGCGTCCTCGACGCCCTCCGTGACCTGCCCCACCGCCAGCGCGACTGCCTGGTCCTGCGCTACTACCACGAGCTCGGCATCGAGGCCATCGCCGACACCCTTTCGCTGTCGCCAAACTCCGTGAAGACCCATCTGCAAAGGGGGTTGGCCGGCCTCGAGCGCCGCCTCGCCGCACCCGACGAGGCCGACGACGAGCTGGAGGGGGTCGCCCGGTGA
- a CDS encoding antitoxin MazE family protein, with protein MTAPGEESDVKNRVREYRRRLRAQGLRPVQIWVPDVRSPEFASEAHRQAEAVAASELAEDDQAFIDALSTDEG; from the coding sequence GTGACCGCTCCCGGGGAGGAATCGGACGTCAAGAACCGGGTGCGCGAGTACCGTCGCCGGCTTCGCGCCCAGGGACTTCGTCCCGTCCAGATCTGGGTGCCCGACGTGCGATCGCCGGAGTTCGCCAGCGAGGCACATCGACAGGCCGAAGCGGTGGCGGCGAGTGAGCTCGCCGAGGACGATCAGGCCTTCATCGACGCGCTGAGCACCGACGAGGGATGA
- a CDS encoding neocarzinostatin apoprotein domain-containing protein has protein sequence MLIVLVALVAVVVAVVALGGGAALGMGDGRRRGGLASILPGLALLGVFVVIGLTVLAAVVLFGVRGGGEDPGAASGEPRGGTPTSSSTTTAAPPASDGAPATVPGRRGGAPAYGPDVRVAAWAEDEFVPAAEVVDELADATVLRVSASGFVADTTGEAAQCTAARAGREACRDRFPVRFDGRGTARFQYLVSADRCDRGAPCLLWVRGEDDRRVAVALVFGARAPEAATLTVAPDGGLEDGQTVRVSVAGVSPRSRLDVVQCAPPGLPVAERCDTSPRESPLVVGPDGRGSTTFTVSAGEVGTGRHPCRRGNRCGIGLVSDGALVRSAFMPVRFSAGASASYDAKRMALGSAAAVVLLSLAFWLVRTTDWREPTEAATPAMDAVPLTEP, from the coding sequence ATGCTGATCGTCCTGGTGGCGCTGGTGGCGGTGGTCGTGGCCGTCGTCGCGCTCGGGGGAGGTGCCGCCCTCGGCATGGGTGACGGGAGGCGGCGCGGCGGCTTGGCGTCGATCCTGCCGGGCCTCGCCCTGCTCGGCGTGTTCGTGGTCATCGGTCTCACCGTCCTCGCCGCGGTGGTGCTCTTCGGCGTGCGCGGCGGTGGGGAAGACCCCGGCGCGGCGTCGGGCGAGCCCCGAGGGGGAACGCCGACCTCGTCGTCGACGACCACCGCGGCCCCCCCGGCATCCGACGGTGCGCCGGCAACGGTGCCGGGGCGGCGCGGCGGGGCGCCGGCTTACGGGCCCGACGTGCGGGTGGCGGCTTGGGCAGAGGACGAGTTCGTCCCCGCCGCCGAGGTGGTGGACGAGCTCGCCGACGCCACCGTGCTGCGCGTCAGCGCCAGCGGCTTCGTCGCCGACACCACGGGCGAGGCGGCTCAGTGCACGGCCGCTCGGGCCGGACGAGAAGCGTGCCGAGACCGCTTCCCGGTGCGCTTCGACGGGAGGGGGACGGCGCGCTTCCAGTACCTCGTCTCGGCGGATCGCTGCGATCGAGGCGCGCCGTGCCTCCTGTGGGTCCGGGGCGAAGACGACCGTCGGGTCGCCGTTGCCCTGGTGTTCGGCGCTCGGGCACCGGAGGCGGCGACGCTCACCGTCGCTCCCGACGGTGGACTGGAGGACGGCCAGACGGTGCGGGTGTCGGTCGCCGGGGTGTCGCCTCGTTCGCGCCTCGACGTGGTCCAGTGCGCGCCGCCCGGGCTTCCCGTCGCCGAGCGTTGCGACACATCGCCCCGGGAGTCACCGCTCGTCGTCGGTCCCGACGGGCGAGGCTCCACCACCTTCACCGTGAGCGCAGGAGAGGTCGGCACCGGGCGCCACCCGTGCCGTCGCGGGAACCGCTGTGGCATCGGCCTGGTGAGCGACGGCGCCCTCGTCCGGTCGGCGTTCATGCCGGTCCGCTTCTCTGCCGGGGCGAGCGCCTCCTACGACGCGAAACGCATGGCCCTCGGCTCGGCCGCCGCCGTGGTGCTGCTGTCGTTGGCCTTCTGGCTCGTCCGGACGACGGACTGGCGAGAACCGACCGAGGCCGCCACGCCGGCCATGGACGCCGTCCCCCTCACCGAGCCTTGA
- a CDS encoding RnfABCDGE type electron transport complex subunit D encodes MALIQTPVPPGDAAPALPTLSFRGRRIPVVLPKRGDPRLKLSAVIMTLQVLGQTLLDFKVSIAQILVTIGFCALVEVVATFRRTSVLVWPASAMLTGNSVAFILRAAGTRHGDWWSLHGIEWFLLAATLSLLSKYLIRFGARHLFNPSNVGIVWCLLVVGAHHVFPQYLWWGPNRVGVALAYAVCLLGGAWILRPIRMVPMAAAFLATFATLVGVLALGGRSFVAIWHDGPIDGLSYWTNIALSPELLVFVFFMISDPQTAPKSSRGRVVYGAGTAAIAAGLLSFQSTEFAVKLAILSSLTVVCALVPLIEKMTERSRVRVRRSELEWRRLATAVRNPVVVAVLIIAVAAPVNTAALADDEDVLLIERGLAGKNAQ; translated from the coding sequence ATGGCCCTCATCCAGACGCCGGTCCCGCCCGGCGATGCTGCGCCCGCCCTCCCCACCTTGTCGTTCCGTGGGCGGCGCATCCCCGTGGTACTGCCCAAACGGGGCGATCCGCGCCTGAAGCTCTCCGCCGTCATCATGACCCTCCAGGTGCTGGGCCAGACGCTGCTCGACTTCAAGGTGTCGATCGCCCAGATCCTGGTCACCATCGGGTTCTGTGCGCTCGTCGAGGTGGTGGCCACCTTCCGGCGCACCTCGGTCCTGGTGTGGCCGGCCAGCGCCATGCTGACGGGCAACAGCGTGGCGTTCATCCTCCGGGCGGCGGGCACCCGCCACGGCGACTGGTGGTCGCTCCACGGCATCGAGTGGTTCCTCCTCGCCGCCACCTTGTCGCTGCTGTCGAAGTACCTGATCCGCTTCGGCGCCAGGCACCTGTTCAACCCGTCGAACGTCGGGATCGTGTGGTGCCTCCTGGTGGTGGGGGCGCATCACGTCTTCCCCCAGTACCTGTGGTGGGGACCGAACCGCGTGGGCGTGGCGCTCGCCTATGCCGTGTGCCTGCTCGGCGGGGCGTGGATCCTCCGACCGATCCGGATGGTCCCCATGGCCGCCGCCTTCCTCGCCACCTTCGCGACCCTCGTCGGTGTGCTGGCGCTGGGCGGGCGCAGCTTCGTGGCCATCTGGCACGACGGTCCGATCGATGGGCTGTCCTACTGGACGAACATCGCGCTGTCGCCGGAGCTGCTCGTCTTCGTGTTCTTCATGATCTCCGATCCGCAGACGGCGCCGAAGTCGTCCCGGGGCCGTGTCGTGTACGGCGCCGGGACCGCCGCCATCGCCGCCGGACTGCTGTCGTTCCAGTCGACCGAGTTCGCCGTCAAGCTCGCCATCCTGTCGAGCCTGACCGTCGTGTGCGCGCTGGTGCCGCTCATCGAGAAGATGACGGAGCGCTCCCGCGTGCGCGTCCGCCGGTCGGAGTTGGAGTGGCGTCGCCTGGCGACCGCCGTCCGCAACCCGGTCGTGGTCGCCGTCCTCATCATCGCGGTGGCCGCCCCCGTCAACACCGCCGCACTGGCCGACGACGAGGACGTCCTGCTCATCGAGAGGGGCCTGGCGGGAAAGAACGCCCAGTAG
- a CDS encoding DM13 domain-containing protein, whose amino-acid sequence MKSPPASVRSEQPAGHGDEPARTGDRPSLAKRLATAMALGALGFSALVGGNAFGTRDRLFGVDVREARPPAAGRVVGGTTVTTAPDSTTLVRSYPWWQGVTSLEGAGTTQVPTFEVGDDAIQWRVRATCTTGRVVVVDPSGRRPVLDAPCRGEPSDYGISSRTGPKNLRVVAEGPWRLEVDQQVDVPLEEPPLPEMTAPGTTVVATGDFYRMDQHGEGTITVYRLGDGRHALRLDKFFVTANIDLEIRLHPLEAPRTTADYLSAPAALAAPLPITAGSLNFVLPEDLAPTAYRSVVIWCPIIASAYAGATLRPVA is encoded by the coding sequence ATGAAGTCGCCGCCCGCCTCCGTGCGATCGGAGCAGCCGGCGGGGCACGGTGACGAGCCGGCGCGCACCGGCGATCGGCCGTCGTTGGCCAAGCGGCTGGCGACCGCCATGGCCCTCGGCGCGCTCGGGTTCTCCGCCCTCGTCGGCGGCAACGCCTTCGGAACCCGTGATCGGCTCTTCGGCGTCGACGTACGCGAGGCGAGGCCACCGGCGGCGGGTCGGGTCGTCGGCGGGACGACGGTGACCACCGCTCCCGATTCGACCACGCTGGTGCGTTCGTACCCGTGGTGGCAGGGCGTGACGTCGCTGGAAGGGGCGGGAACGACGCAGGTGCCCACCTTCGAGGTCGGCGACGACGCCATCCAGTGGCGGGTGAGAGCGACCTGCACCACGGGGCGGGTCGTCGTCGTCGATCCGTCGGGCCGCCGTCCCGTGCTGGACGCCCCGTGCCGTGGCGAGCCGAGCGACTACGGCATCTCGTCCCGGACCGGTCCGAAGAACCTGCGGGTCGTCGCCGAGGGACCGTGGCGGCTGGAGGTCGACCAGCAGGTCGACGTGCCGCTCGAGGAGCCCCCGCTGCCCGAGATGACCGCCCCCGGCACGACGGTGGTGGCCACCGGCGACTTCTACCGGATGGACCAGCACGGCGAGGGCACCATCACCGTCTACCGCCTCGGCGACGGCCGTCACGCGCTGCGACTCGACAAGTTCTTCGTGACGGCGAACATCGACCTGGAGATCCGACTGCACCCGCTGGAGGCGCCGCGCACCACGGCCGACTACCTCAGCGCCCCCGCCGCTCTGGCCGCCCCGCTTCCCATCACCGCCGGTTCGCTCAACTTCGTCCTCCCCGAGGACCTCGCTCCGACCGCGTACCGCTCGGTCGTCATCTGGTGCCCGATCATCGCCAGCGCGTACGCAGGCGCCACCCTGCGGCCGGTGGCCTGA
- a CDS encoding rhodanese-like domain-containing protein, protein MRPAATPVVHLLRRGAQLVEVLPQDEFDEEHLPDAIHLPLKTLSADRIEGLDRTRPAVVYCWEPCET, encoded by the coding sequence ATGCGACCCGCCGCCACCCCCGTCGTCCACCTCCTGAGGCGCGGTGCCCAGCTCGTCGAGGTGCTGCCGCAGGACGAGTTCGACGAGGAGCATCTGCCCGATGCCATCCACCTGCCGCTCAAGACCCTGAGCGCCGACCGCATCGAGGGGCTCGACCGCACCCGGCCGGCCGTCGTCTACTGCTGGGAGCCCTGTGAGACATGA
- a CDS encoding type II toxin-antitoxin system RelE/ParE family toxin, giving the protein MPERIAAAVVEFMVGPLVETPIVVGKPLQRELEGYWSARRGAYRVIYRLDEDEGLVVVVRIEHRGDVFRSR; this is encoded by the coding sequence TTGCCGGAGCGGATCGCCGCTGCCGTCGTGGAGTTCATGGTCGGACCGCTGGTCGAGACCCCAATCGTCGTCGGAAAGCCGCTCCAGCGTGAGCTCGAGGGCTACTGGTCGGCGCGGCGAGGCGCGTACCGGGTCATCTATCGCCTGGACGAAGACGAAGGGCTCGTGGTCGTGGTCCGCATCGAGCACCGAGGTGACGTGTTCCGCTCCCGCTGA
- a CDS encoding type II toxin-antitoxin system PemK/MazF family toxin — protein MRRGEVWTAAAGSGYAGKPRPVVIVQDDRFDATASVTVCAFSTDLTEAPLFRLRVEPDELNGLREPSSLMVDKLTTVPRSKLGTHVGRLSDEEMVRLGRAVLVFLGLAG, from the coding sequence ATGAGGCGCGGCGAGGTGTGGACGGCAGCCGCCGGCAGCGGGTACGCCGGCAAGCCGAGGCCCGTCGTCATCGTGCAGGACGACCGGTTCGACGCCACCGCGTCGGTGACGGTGTGCGCGTTCTCCACCGACCTCACTGAGGCGCCCCTGTTCCGGCTCCGCGTCGAGCCCGACGAGCTGAACGGGCTGCGCGAGCCCAGCAGCTTGATGGTCGACAAGCTCACCACCGTGCCCCGCTCCAAGCTCGGCACGCACGTCGGCCGTCTGAGCGACGAGGAGATGGTTCGCCTCGGTCGAGCCGTCCTGGTGTTCCTCGGGCTCGCTGGCTGA
- a CDS encoding MFS transporter: MSSTSYAHRGAFRVGIAAVTAGVALHLPMYLGAREMGYRLEGMAVDAPMTVGMVLILIGLAATARGLFPRTAGPTGPPGTIRVRALDDTRVRPAHVGLLLVMAAAVTIDVMKPTTLAFVVPGMTKEYGLKSALNPGGDVPAALLPLAGIVGTVIGSFVWGWLGDRIGRRASILLAGVLFIATAVCGSMPSYALNLVMCLVMGLGVGGMLPITFALMSETIPARHRGWVMVLVGGDVAGAYVLTSWLSEMLVPDYGWRILWLLGLPTGLALIALNRWIPESPRFLLAQGREAEAQAVMERYGAVVERGASSELAADADVAGRFGQLLRPPLIGLTAVVVLFGLGVGLVTFGFQLWIPSNLQAIGYTEASASRLLRDSALLGFPLNFVVAWMYGVWSSKKTIAALGALTAAALAGFAVLGESVAENPSVLQALLVVPIWGISSIVAVLFAYSAEVFPTKVRSRGTGLAAAASKAGGVVVIALVAAAVATPSIAATALIGAVPMAAAALAVAVFGVETKRRRLEEITAEEFGVVAQG; encoded by the coding sequence GTGAGCTCCACGAGCTACGCCCATCGCGGCGCGTTCCGGGTGGGTATCGCCGCCGTGACCGCCGGTGTGGCGCTGCACCTGCCCATGTACCTCGGGGCCCGTGAAATGGGCTACCGGCTGGAAGGCATGGCCGTCGACGCGCCCATGACCGTGGGGATGGTGCTGATCCTCATCGGGCTTGCCGCCACGGCCAGAGGACTGTTCCCCCGTACGGCCGGGCCAACGGGTCCTCCGGGGACGATCCGGGTCCGGGCCCTCGACGACACCAGGGTGCGTCCCGCGCACGTCGGGCTCCTCCTCGTCATGGCTGCCGCCGTGACGATCGACGTCATGAAGCCGACCACGCTCGCCTTCGTGGTGCCCGGCATGACCAAGGAGTACGGGCTGAAGTCGGCCCTGAACCCCGGTGGCGATGTGCCCGCCGCCCTGCTGCCCCTGGCCGGCATCGTCGGCACGGTGATCGGGTCCTTCGTGTGGGGCTGGCTCGGCGACCGGATCGGCCGGCGGGCCTCCATCCTCCTGGCGGGCGTGCTGTTCATCGCCACCGCGGTGTGCGGCTCCATGCCGTCCTACGCGCTCAACCTGGTGATGTGCCTGGTGATGGGCCTCGGGGTCGGCGGCATGCTGCCGATCACGTTCGCTCTGATGTCCGAGACCATCCCCGCTCGACACCGCGGCTGGGTGATGGTCCTCGTCGGCGGCGACGTGGCCGGTGCCTACGTACTGACCAGCTGGCTGTCCGAGATGCTCGTTCCCGACTACGGCTGGCGAATTCTGTGGCTGCTCGGTCTCCCGACCGGGTTGGCCCTCATCGCGCTCAACCGGTGGATACCGGAGTCGCCGAGGTTCCTCCTGGCCCAGGGGCGAGAGGCCGAGGCACAGGCGGTCATGGAACGCTACGGGGCGGTGGTGGAGCGCGGGGCGTCGTCCGAGCTCGCGGCCGACGCCGATGTCGCCGGCCGCTTCGGCCAGCTTCTCCGGCCCCCGTTGATCGGCCTGACCGCCGTCGTGGTGCTGTTCGGCCTGGGTGTCGGTTTGGTGACCTTCGGGTTCCAGCTGTGGATCCCCTCGAACCTCCAGGCCATCGGGTACACCGAGGCCTCCGCCAGCCGGCTGTTGCGTGACTCGGCGCTGCTGGGGTTCCCACTCAACTTCGTTGTTGCTTGGATGTACGGGGTGTGGAGCAGCAAGAAGACGATCGCGGCCCTCGGCGCCCTCACGGCGGCCGCCCTGGCCGGCTTCGCCGTTCTCGGCGAGTCGGTGGCAGAGAACCCGAGCGTGCTCCAGGCCCTGCTCGTCGTCCCCATCTGGGGCATCAGCTCCATCGTGGCCGTGCTGTTCGCCTACAGCGCCGAGGTGTTCCCCACCAAGGTGCGGTCTCGCGGAACCGGGCTGGCGGCGGCGGCGAGCAAGGCGGGCGGCGTGGTCGTGATCGCCCTGGTGGCTGCCGCGGTGGCGACGCCGAGCATCGCCGCCACCGCGCTCATCGGAGCGGTCCCCATGGCGGCTGCCGCACTGGCCGTCGCCGTCTTCGGCGTCGAGACGAAGCGCCGGCGGCTGGAGGAGATCACCGCCGAGGAGTTCGGCGTGGTGGCACAGGGATGA